One Gossypium raimondii isolate GPD5lz chromosome 3, ASM2569854v1, whole genome shotgun sequence genomic window carries:
- the LOC105796667 gene encoding receptor-like protein 33, whose translation MNTLHFLISLFLFSCFLSLVLSFSPPQTHLPKQCLDDQRAPLLQLQHHLYYAPHFTFSSKFDLWDVNTDCCSWEGVTCDAYGHVVGIDLSYKNLSGSFHSIFDLHHLQHLNLAGNNFNTTLFSYGFDKLQNLTHLNLSSSGFHGQIPVNISFLSRLVSLDLSYQVDYCWRSGYYNLSRPHLKLEKPNFKTFIKNLKFLTELYLDGADISTQSTKWCETTSPVLSNLRVLTLSNCGLKGPLCSLLSRLPFLSKLILDCNPISYLPPNFLLNSSRLVSLSLSGCNLNGQFPTGILLLPKIQSIDISSNDQLMGQLPEFPANNALLSLSLGVTNFSGKLPESIGNLKFLTNLELSYCNFFGPIPSSIANLSHLVNLDLSSNKLSGSIHSSLFTLPSLKNLYLGDNQLVGKIDEFPNASSSLIQELSMGNNYLTGPIPKSILQLPRLEGLYIGDNSFSSMKLDMFVQLNNLRTLGLNNISLLIESDNRSLTFPQLETLSLRSCNLTEFPEFIKRQDKLVNLDLSNNHIHGFVPNWLWKSSLSWVDLSFNVIDFPKQLPLNDANFSFPMLTELYLISCNISAFPEFLKSQKNLEEFDASYNNLSGPIPNWLCNMSQLRFFNASYNNLSGSIPNCLDNMSQLDSFDVSYNNLSGSIPNCLDNMSQLDSFDVSYNNLSGPIPNCLGNMSALYSLGLQGNNFSGVIPKFSKATQLRFLKVSGNRLEGKLPRSLAKCTNLMVLDVGSNMINDTFPFWLEKLTYLMVLILRENRFYGQIKHFKHKSVFPTLDVLDIASNQFSGELSIDFLQPTRLRSLKIGGNKLEGKLSRSLANCSALEVLDLGNNMVRDTFPFWLEKLPSLKVLVLRANRFYGTISKIDSERGFPKLRILDIASNNFSGDLSIEFLQSLKAMAKMTNDEKAKLDYIGEDYYQDSVTIVNKGIEMFYQKVLTILTCLDLSNNSFHGRIPEEIQMLRSLRVMNLSNNGFSGLNLSYNQLEGSIPQSNQFITFTNDSYRGNPKLCGLPLSRKCNEVGLPMPPPPGEDEDSWLYALSTWKIALIGYASGLVVGLCIGYTVLNELGNKWVDKFKKCGKRNRRRCR comes from the exons ATGAACACTCTTCATTTCCTTATTTCACTCTTCCTCTTCTCATGCTTCCTTTCTCTTGTCTTGTCTTTTTCACCTCCTCAAACTCATCTCCCTAAGCAATGCCTTGATGACCAGAGAGCTCCTCTGCTGCAATTGCAGCATCATCTTTACTATGCCCCtcattttactttctcttccaaATTTGACCTCTGGGATGTCAACACTGATTGTTGTTCTTGGGAAGGAGTCACTTGTGATGCTTATGGTCATGTCGTTGGCATTGATCTTAGTTACAAAAACCTTTCAGGCAGCTTCCACTCCATATTCGATCTCCATCATCTTCAACACCTTAATCTTGCTGGAAACAACTTTAATACCACTCTGTTTTCGTATGGGTTTGATAAACTCCAAAATCTAACTCATCTCAACCTTTCAAGCTCAGGTTTCCATGGCCAAATTCCAGTGAACATCTCATTCTTATCAAGGTTAGTTTCTCTTGATCTATCTTATCAAGTTGATTACTGTTGGAGAAGTGGTTATTATAATCTATCAAGACCACATCTGAAATTAGAGAAACCAAACTTCAAGACATTTATCAAGAATTTGAAGTTTCTCACGGAGCTTTATTTGGATGGTGCCGACATTTCAACTCAAAGTACTAAATGGTGTGAAACCACATCTCCTGTGCTTTCCAACCTGCGTGTGTTGACTCTGTCAAACTGCGGTTTGAAAGGTCCATTATGTTCTTTACTCTCAAGACTCCCTTTTCTTTCCAAACTTATCCTTGATTGTAACCCAATCTCTTATTTACCTCCCAATTTCTTGCTAAATTCCTCTCGTTTGGTTTCCCTCAGTTTGAGTGGTTGCAATTTGAATGGGCAATTTCCAACCGGAATTCTCTTATTGCCAAAAATTCAGAGCATTGACATTTCAAGCAATGACCAACTCATGGGTCAGTTGCCAGAATTTCCAGCAAACAATGCATTACTGAGTCTGTCACTTGGAGTCACAAATTTCAGTGGAAAACTACCTGAATCGATTGGTAATCTTAAGTTCCTGACAAATTTAGAGCTTTcttattgcaatttttttggACCCATTCCATCGTCAATTGCAAATCTTAGTCACCTGGTGAACTTGGATCTAAGTTCAAACAAGCTTTCTGGATCAATACATTCTTCTTTATTTACTCTTCCATCGTTGAAGAACCTGTATCTTGGAGACAATCAATTGGTTGGGAAAATTGATGAGTTCCCCAATGCATCTTCTTCtttgattcaagaattaagtatgggaaataattatttaacaggACCAATCCCGAAGTCAATCCTTCAACTTCCAAGGCTTGAAGGGCTTTATATCGGAGACAATAGCTTCAGTTCCATGAAGCTTGACATGTTTGTCCAACTCAACAACTTAAGGACTCTTGGGCTAAACAATATAAGCTTGTTAATTGAAAGTGACAACAGAAGTCTTACTTTTCCCCAATTAGAGACCCTAAGCCTAAGGTCATGCAACCTTACTGAATTTCCAGAATTCATTAAAAGGCAAGACAAGTTGGTTAACTTAGATCTTTCTAACAACCATATCCATGGTTTTGTGCCCAATTGGTTGTGGAAGAGCAGTCTTTCATGGGTAGACCTTTCTTTCAATGTGATTGATTTTCCAAAACAGCTTCCCTTAAATGATGCAAACTTCTCATTTCCAATGTTGAcagaattatatttgatatccTGTAACATAAGTGCGTTTCCAGAGTTCTTAAAgagtcaaaaaaatttagaagaatTCGACGCATCTTATAACAATTTGAGTGGCCCAATTCCAAATTGGTTATGCAATATGAGTCAACTTAGATTTTTTAATGCATCTTATAACAATTTGAGTGGCTCAATTCCAAACTGCTTGGACAATATGAGTCAACTTGACAGTTTCGATGTATCTTATAACAATTTGAGTGGCTCAATTCCAAACTGCTTGGACAATATGAGTCAACTTGACAGTTTCGATGTATCTTATAACAATTTGAGTGGCCCAATTCCAAATTGCTTGGGCAATATGAGTGCTCTCTATTCATTGGGTTTGCAAGGAAATAACTTCAGTGGAGtgataccaaaattttcaaaagcaaccCAACTGCGATTTCTGAAAGTTAGTGGGAATAGATTGGAAGGGAAGTTGCCCAGATCATTAGCAAAATGCACTAACCTTATGGTTTTGGATGTAGGAAGCAACATGATCAATGATACATTCCCATTTTGGTTGGAGAAATTGACTTACTTGATGGTTCTAATATTGCGGGAAAACAGATTTTATGgtcaaattaaacatttcaaacataaatctGTTTTCCCAACTTTGGATGTATTGGACATTGCTTCAAACCAGTTTTCTGGTGAACTATCCATTGATTTCCTTCAACCCACTCGACTAAGGTCACTCAAAATAGGTGGGAATAAATTGGAAGGGAAGCTGTCGAGATCATTAGCCAATTGCTCAGCACTTGAGGTTCTGGACCTTGGAAATAATATGGTTCGTGATACATTCCCATTTTGGTTAGAGAAGCTACCTTCCTTGAAGGTTCTCGTTTTGCGAGCAAACAGATTCTACGGCACAATTTCTAAAATCGACTCGGAACGTGGGTTTCCAAAGCTACGCATATTGGACATTGCTTCCAACAATTTTTCAGGTGACTTGTCCATTGAATTTTTGCAGAGTTTGAAGGCAATGGCGAAGATGACTAATGACGAAAAGGCTAAGCTGGATTATATCGGAGAGGATTATTATCAAGACTCTGTGACAATTGTTAACAAAGGGATTGAAATGTTCTACCAGAAAGTCTTGACAATTCTTACTTGTCTTGACCTTTCCAACAATAGTTTCCATGGGAGAATACCAGAAGAGATACAAATGCTGAGGTCACTCAGAGTGATGAACTTATCCAACAATGGCTTTTCTG GATTGAACTTGTCTTACAACCAACTTGAAGGGAGCATACCACAAAGCAACCAATTCATTACATTTACAAATGATTCCTACCGTGGGAACCCAAAATTGTGTGGGCTGCCATTGTCAAGGAAATGCAATGAAGTTGGTCTTCCAATGCCACCACCTCCAGGGGAAGATGAAGATTCATGGTTATATGCTCTGTCTACTTGGAAAATTGCGTTGATAGGTTATGCTAGTGGATTAGTCGTTGGGCTATGTATTGGATATACAGTGCTGAATGAGTTGGGAAACAAATGGGTTGACAAGTTCAAAAAGTGTgggaaaagaaatagaagaagaTGTAGGTGA
- the LOC105796669 gene encoding homocysteine S-methyltransferase 3 isoform X1 translates to MGLEGVEPSSFMADFLAGCGGYAVVDGGLATELERHGQDLNDPLWSAKCLISFPQLVRRVHLDYLEAGANVIIGASYQATIQGFEAKGLSIEEAETLIKRSVEIACEAREIYLQRCAKGYWDFLDSPKIDRHPVLVAASVGSYGAYLADGSEYSGNYGASVTLETLKEFHRRRLQILANSGADLIAFETIPNKLEAQAYVELLKEENIDIPAWFSFSSTDGTNVVSGDPITECAKIADSCSQVVAVGINCTPPRLIHGLILSIRKVTNKPVIIYPNSGETYNGETKQWEKTRGETEEDFVSYVGKWRNAGACLYGGCCGLLLTPLELYQGFSLTNLSEIFFFPPCNGQQKSTNESGLFLL, encoded by the exons ATGGGATTGGAAGGCGTGGAACCGTCGTCGTTTATGGCAGATTTTCTAGCAGGGTGCGGTGGTTATGCGGTGGTGGACGGTGGGTTGGCCACCGAGCTTGAACGCCATGGTCAAGACCTCAATGATCCTCTATGGAGTGCCAAATGTCTTATCTCTTTTCCCCAACTGGTTCGAAGG GTTCACCTAGATTACCTTGAAGCAGGTGCAAATGTGATTATAGGTGCATCATATCAGGCCACCATTCAGGGTTTTGAAGCCAAAGGTCTATCGATTGAAGAAGCTGAAACTTTAATCAAGAGAAGTGTTGAAATTGCATGTGAAGCTCGCGAAATTTATCTCCAAAGATGTGCCAAAGGTTATTGGGACTTCCTTGATAGTCCGAAAATTGATCGACATCCGGTTCTAGTTGCCGCTTCAGTCGGCAGCTATGGTGCTTATTTGGCTGATGGATCCGAGTATAG TGGCAACTATGGTGCTTCGGTGACATTGGAAACATTGAAGGAGTTCCATAGGAGAAGGCTGCAGATTTTGGCCAACTCGGGTGCCGATCTCATTGCGTTCGAAACAATTCCAAACAAGCTAGAAGCTCAG GCATACGTAGAGCTTCTCAAGGAGGAAAATATAGACATCCCAGCTTGGTTTTCATTTAGTTCAACAGATGGAACCAATGTGGTTAGTGGTGATCCCATTACAGAATGTGCCAAAATTGCAGATTCATGCAGCCAAGTTGTTGCTGTAGGCATCAACTGTACCCCTCCAAGGCTCATCCATGGACTCATTCTCTCTATTAGAAAG GTGACAAATAAACCAGTGATCATATATCCCAACAGTGGTGAGACTTACAATGGAGAAACCAAGCAATGGGAG AAAACAAGAGGGGAAACAGAAGAGGATTTTGTGTCATATGTAGGGAAATGGAGAAATGCAGGTGCTTGTCTCTATGGTGGTTGCTGCGGACTACTCCTAACACCATTAGAGCTATATCAAGGGTTCTCTTTGACAAATCTttctgaaattttctttttcccccCTTGTAATGGCCAGCAGAAATCTACTAATGAATCTGGTCTATTTCTTTTATAG
- the LOC105796671 gene encoding uncharacterized protein LOC105796671: MAVTSVVQSDQIKAKDEYPNLSLRPLQVSDVDDFMVWASDEKVTRFCTWEPYTNKEDGLNYIKNIVVPHPWLRAICIDDRPVGAISVSANSGNDKCRGELGYVLAFKYWGKGIVTRAVKMVVETIFVEWPHLERLEALVDVENVGSQRVLEKAGFQREGVLRKYLIVKGRSRDRVMFSFLSTDYQS, from the coding sequence ATGGCAGTAACCTCTGTTGTTCAATCAGACCAAATCAAAGCCAAAGATGAATATCCCAACCTATCTCTCCGACCATTACAAGTTTCAGATGTGGATGATTTCATGGTCTGGGCCAGTGATGAAAAAGTGACACGTTTCTGTACTTGGGAACCTTATACCAACAAAGAAGATGGCTTGAATTACATAAAGAACATTGTTGTGCCTCATCCTTGGTTAAGAGCAATATGTATTGACGACCGACCGGTTGGTGCTATTTCGGTAAGTGCAAATTCAGGCAATGATAAATGCAGGGGTGAACTTGGGTATGTTTTGGCATTCAAATATTGGGGTAAAGGGATTGTAACGAGAGCTGTGAAAATGGTGGTTGAGACCATATTTGTTGAATGGCCACATTTGGAGAGACTCGAGGCTTTGGTTGATGTTGAAAATGTGGGGTCTCAAAGGGTGCTTGAAAAAGCTGGGTTCCAAAGAGAAGGTGTTTTGAGGAAGTatttaatagtaaaagggaGGTCTAGAGACAGGGTTatgtttagttttctttctaCTGATTATCAGAGTTAA
- the LOC105796669 gene encoding homocysteine S-methyltransferase 3 isoform X2, which produces MGLEGVEPSSFMADFLAGCGGYAVVDGGLATELERHGQDLNDPLWSAKCLISFPQLVRRVHLDYLEAGANVIIGASYQATIQGFEAKGLSIEEAETLIKRSVEIACEAREIYLQRCAKGYWDFLDSPKIDRHPVLVAASVGSYGAYLADGSEYSGNYGASVTLETLKEFHRRRLQILANSGADLIAFETIPNKLEAQAYVELLKEENIDIPAWFSFSSTDGTNVVSGDPITECAKIADSCSQVVAVGINCTPPRLIHGLILSIRKVTNKPVIIYPNSGETYNGETKQWEKTRGETEEDFVSYVGKWRDAGACLFGGCCRTTPNTIRAISRALFDKSS; this is translated from the exons ATGGGATTGGAAGGCGTGGAACCGTCGTCGTTTATGGCAGATTTTCTAGCAGGGTGCGGTGGTTATGCGGTGGTGGACGGTGGGTTGGCCACCGAGCTTGAACGCCATGGTCAAGACCTCAATGATCCTCTATGGAGTGCCAAATGTCTTATCTCTTTTCCCCAACTGGTTCGAAGG GTTCACCTAGATTACCTTGAAGCAGGTGCAAATGTGATTATAGGTGCATCATATCAGGCCACCATTCAGGGTTTTGAAGCCAAAGGTCTATCGATTGAAGAAGCTGAAACTTTAATCAAGAGAAGTGTTGAAATTGCATGTGAAGCTCGCGAAATTTATCTCCAAAGATGTGCCAAAGGTTATTGGGACTTCCTTGATAGTCCGAAAATTGATCGACATCCGGTTCTAGTTGCCGCTTCAGTCGGCAGCTATGGTGCTTATTTGGCTGATGGATCCGAGTATAG TGGCAACTATGGTGCTTCGGTGACATTGGAAACATTGAAGGAGTTCCATAGGAGAAGGCTGCAGATTTTGGCCAACTCGGGTGCCGATCTCATTGCGTTCGAAACAATTCCAAACAAGCTAGAAGCTCAG GCATACGTAGAGCTTCTCAAGGAGGAAAATATAGACATCCCAGCTTGGTTTTCATTTAGTTCAACAGATGGAACCAATGTGGTTAGTGGTGATCCCATTACAGAATGTGCCAAAATTGCAGATTCATGCAGCCAAGTTGTTGCTGTAGGCATCAACTGTACCCCTCCAAGGCTCATCCATGGACTCATTCTCTCTATTAGAAAG GTGACAAATAAACCAGTGATCATATATCCCAACAGTGGTGAGACTTACAATGGAGAAACCAAGCAATGGGAG AAAACAAGAGGGGAAACAGAAGAGGATTTTGTGTCATATGTAGGGAAATGGAGAGATGCAGGAGCTTGTCTCTTTGGTGGTTGCTGTAGGACTACTCCTAACACCATAAGAGCTATATCAAGGGCTCTCTTTGACAAATCGTCCTGA
- the LOC105796670 gene encoding uncharacterized protein LOC105796670, with translation MAVTSVVQSDQIKAKDEYPNLSLRPLQVSDVDDFMVWASDEKVTRFCTWEPYTNKEDGLNYIKNIVVPHPWLRAICIDDRPVGAISVSANSGNDKCRGELGYVLAFKYWGKGIVTRAVKMVVETIFVEWPHLERLEALVDVENVGSQRVLEKAGFQREGVLRKYLIVKGRSRDRVMLSFLSTDYQS, from the coding sequence ATGGCAGTAACCTCTGTTGTTCAATCAGACCAAATCAAAGCCAAAGATGAATATCCCAACCTATCTCTCCGACCATTACAAGTTTCAGATGTGGATGATTTCATGGTCTGGGCCAGTGATGAAAAAGTGACACGTTTCTGTACTTGGGAACCTTATACCAACAAAGAAGATGGCTTGAATTACATAAAGAACATTGTTGTGCCTCATCCTTGGTTAAGAGCAATATGTATTGACGACCGACCGGTTGGTGCTATTTCGGTAAGTGCAAATTCAGGCAATGATAAATGCAGGGGTGAACTTGGGTATGTTTTGGCATTCAAATATTGGGGTAAAGGGATTGTAACGAGAGCTGTGAAGATGGTGGTTGAGACCATATTTGTTGAATGGCCACATTTGGAGAGACTCGAGGCTTTGGTTGATGTTGAAAATGTGGGGTCTCAAAGGGTGCTTGAAAAAGCTGGGTTCCAAAGAGAAGGTGTTTTGAGGAAGTatttaatagtaaaagggaGGTCTAGAGACAGGGTTATGTTGAGTTTTCTTTCTACTGATTATCAGAGTTGA